One genomic region from Natrinema caseinilyticum encodes:
- a CDS encoding helicase C-terminal domain-containing protein, with translation MNPERIFEAFPAPSYRGTQQQALRDIRDAFAAGNDVVLVRAPTGSGKSLLARAVAGCARTIEEGDPSDATGAYYTTPQVSQLDDVASDDLLADLNVIRGKSNYTCILPHERNTPVNQAPCVRERGYDCSVKHRCPYFSDRAIASNREIAAMTLAYFMQTAGSEVFRTRDVVVVDEAHGLAEWAEMYATIQLGPRTVPFWDELRVPDIDSIERAVRYAENLAGTCTRRKDELLAQDSLSPGEVRERDRLQELIGELEWFVSDFRDPESPTTWLVDQSEPRSRDDGDAERASGHANDPPGGPLTIKPMNPEKYLQHTVWDRGNKFALLSATILNKDAFCRQVGLDPETVALIDVEHTFPVENRPLYDVTQGKMTYERRSETTPKIARTIVRLMQRHPDEKGLIHAHSYDIQERLADLLTDFGVGDRIRVHDRDGRDAALEAWKAADDPDVFLSVKMEEALDLKGDLCRWQVICKAPFLNTGDSRVAHRLEEGQWAWYYRTTLRTVIQACGRVVRAPDDHGATYLADSSLLDCFERARTDMPDWFEAQVDRMEQPDLPAFEPRAALGDSVSNSNAGTTAGTGPTGDSSGSESGGHDGTDGGPSRSRRSRRSSRSSPLADVWDTDG, from the coding sequence GTGAATCCCGAGCGGATCTTCGAGGCGTTTCCCGCGCCGAGTTATCGCGGGACGCAGCAACAGGCCCTCCGCGACATTCGCGACGCGTTCGCGGCCGGTAACGACGTCGTCCTCGTTCGCGCGCCGACGGGCAGCGGCAAGTCGCTGCTCGCCCGCGCGGTGGCCGGCTGTGCCCGCACGATCGAGGAGGGCGATCCCAGCGACGCGACGGGCGCGTACTACACGACGCCGCAGGTCTCCCAGCTCGACGACGTCGCGTCGGACGACCTGCTGGCCGATCTGAACGTCATCCGCGGCAAGTCGAACTACACGTGCATCCTGCCACACGAGCGGAACACGCCGGTCAATCAGGCGCCCTGCGTTCGCGAGCGGGGATACGATTGCTCGGTGAAACACCGGTGTCCGTACTTCTCGGACCGGGCGATCGCCTCGAACCGGGAGATCGCGGCGATGACGCTCGCCTATTTCATGCAGACTGCCGGGAGCGAGGTCTTTCGAACCCGCGACGTCGTCGTCGTCGACGAGGCCCACGGCCTCGCCGAGTGGGCGGAGATGTACGCGACGATTCAACTGGGGCCGCGAACCGTGCCCTTCTGGGACGAGTTGCGCGTTCCCGATATCGACTCGATCGAGCGAGCCGTCCGGTACGCCGAAAACCTCGCGGGAACCTGTACGCGCCGGAAGGACGAACTGCTCGCACAGGACTCGCTCTCTCCGGGCGAGGTGCGCGAACGCGACCGTCTGCAGGAACTCATCGGCGAACTCGAGTGGTTCGTCTCCGATTTCCGCGATCCGGAGAGTCCGACGACGTGGCTGGTCGATCAGTCCGAACCGCGCTCCCGCGACGACGGCGACGCTGAACGTGCCAGCGGGCACGCGAACGACCCGCCGGGTGGTCCCCTGACGATCAAGCCGATGAACCCCGAAAAGTACCTGCAACACACCGTCTGGGACCGGGGAAACAAGTTCGCGCTGTTGTCGGCGACGATCCTCAACAAGGACGCGTTCTGCCGGCAGGTCGGGCTCGATCCCGAGACCGTCGCGCTGATCGACGTCGAACACACGTTCCCCGTCGAGAACCGGCCGCTGTACGACGTCACGCAAGGGAAGATGACCTACGAGCGGCGATCGGAGACGACGCCGAAGATCGCCCGTACGATCGTCCGCCTCATGCAGCGCCACCCCGACGAGAAGGGGCTCATCCACGCCCACTCCTACGACATTCAGGAGCGTCTCGCCGACCTTCTGACCGACTTCGGCGTCGGCGACCGGATCCGGGTCCACGACCGCGACGGCCGCGACGCCGCCCTCGAGGCCTGGAAAGCCGCCGACGATCCCGACGTCTTCCTCTCGGTGAAGATGGAGGAGGCGCTCGACCTCAAGGGCGACCTCTGTCGCTGGCAGGTCATCTGTAAGGCGCCCTTCCTCAACACCGGCGACTCGCGGGTCGCCCACCGCCTCGAGGAGGGCCAGTGGGCGTGGTATTACCGGACGACGCTTCGGACCGTCATCCAGGCCTGTGGCCGAGTGGTCCGCGCGCCCGACGACCACGGGGCGACGTACCTCGCCGACTCGAGCCTGCTCGATTGCTTCGAGCGCGCCCGGACGGACATGCCGGACTGGTTCGAAGCGCAGGTCGACCGCATGGAGCAACCGGACCTCCCGGCGTTCGAGCCGCGTGCGGCGCTCGGCGACTCCGTCTCGAACTCGAACGCGGGAACGACGGCGGGAACCGGACCGACCGGGGACTCGAGCGGGAGCGAATCCGGCGGTCACGACGGGACGGACGGCGGCCCATCGCGGTCGCGCCGATCGCGGCGTTCGTCGCGCTCGAGCCCGCTCGCGGACGTCTGGGACACGGACGGGTAG
- a CDS encoding class I SAM-dependent methyltransferase: MTEDENRSSDGADHGDSTRRGLEPAVERDREPAATDVLERAEADAPLAAIVEKTRTETAIESLRAEGVYDESRRVRETRGRSDAKPSEETNGSPTRETGAERIALPIVEPPTETRVLEVVRQFEPERRNPDLEALLADRGWNSEDLESAPGSWAVIGSVILVTVPEGCPNETELGEALLEVHGEADSVLADEGIANDGPAGTHREPRTRLLAGVRNTETIHTEHGTRYGLDPASVMFSPGNQAERARMGDLESVADERVFDMFAGIGYFTLPLARAGARVTATEINPTAFRYLLENAVLNDVGDRVDAYMTDCRDLAGELEADRVVMGYYGRSDGSEADDDGESDHGTRADEAHEFLPAALEALVPGGVVHYHEATPESLLWDRPLERLEAAGTDAGRELEVLEKRRVKSHSAGVEHVVVDACFE; the protein is encoded by the coding sequence ATGACTGAGGACGAAAACCGGTCGTCCGACGGTGCGGACCACGGGGACTCGACGCGTCGCGGTCTCGAGCCCGCGGTGGAGCGCGACCGTGAACCTGCAGCCACCGACGTCCTCGAACGAGCCGAGGCCGACGCGCCGCTCGCGGCGATCGTCGAGAAAACGCGCACCGAGACGGCCATCGAGTCGTTGCGCGCCGAAGGCGTCTACGACGAGTCGAGACGCGTTCGTGAGACGCGAGGGCGAAGCGATGCGAAGCCCTCGGAGGAGACGAACGGGTCGCCGACCCGTGAGACGGGGGCGGAGCGGATCGCCCTTCCTATCGTGGAGCCGCCGACCGAGACGCGCGTTCTCGAGGTCGTCCGCCAGTTCGAGCCCGAACGCAGGAATCCGGATCTCGAGGCCTTGCTCGCCGATCGGGGCTGGAACAGCGAGGACCTCGAGTCCGCACCCGGCTCGTGGGCGGTGATCGGATCGGTGATCCTCGTGACGGTTCCCGAGGGCTGTCCGAACGAGACCGAACTCGGCGAGGCGCTGCTCGAGGTACACGGGGAGGCCGACAGCGTCCTCGCCGACGAGGGGATCGCCAACGACGGCCCGGCGGGGACCCACCGGGAGCCCCGCACCCGGTTGTTGGCGGGCGTGCGAAACACGGAAACGATCCACACGGAACACGGCACCCGATACGGGCTCGATCCCGCGTCCGTGATGTTTTCCCCGGGAAATCAGGCCGAACGCGCTCGAATGGGCGACCTCGAGTCCGTGGCCGACGAACGGGTGTTCGATATGTTCGCCGGCATCGGCTACTTCACACTGCCGCTGGCCCGAGCTGGCGCGCGGGTGACCGCAACCGAGATCAATCCGACCGCCTTTCGCTACCTGCTCGAGAACGCCGTGCTCAACGACGTTGGCGACCGGGTCGACGCCTACATGACGGACTGCCGTGACCTCGCGGGCGAACTCGAGGCCGACCGCGTCGTCATGGGCTACTACGGCAGGTCGGACGGCAGCGAGGCGGACGACGATGGCGAATCGGATCACGGGACTCGAGCCGACGAAGCACACGAGTTCCTTCCGGCCGCTCTCGAGGCGCTGGTTCCGGGCGGCGTCGTCCACTATCACGAGGCGACCCCCGAATCCCTCCTGTGGGACCGGCCGCTCGAGCGACTCGAAGCGGCCGGTACGGACGCGGGGCGGGAGCTCGAGGTCCTCGAGAAACGGCGGGTGAAAAGCCACAGCGCGGGGGTCGAACACGTCGTCGTCGACGCGTGCTTCGAGTAA
- a CDS encoding twin-arginine translocation signal domain-containing protein, which yields MPSRRDFLRGGGGLAAVGGLGWLGIGHISVTGEVKRKYIDVSWGLTDDSDADAFCGRR from the coding sequence ATGCCCTCGAGACGGGATTTTCTTCGTGGTGGTGGCGGTCTCGCGGCGGTTGGTGGACTCGGTTGGCTTGGGATTGGACACATCTCTGTGACCGGCGAGGTCAAACGGAAATATATCGACGTTTCGTGGGGGCTAACGGACGACAGCGACGCGGACGCATTTTGTGGTCGGCGTTAG
- a CDS encoding molybdopterin-dependent oxidoreductase: MADSRSPSRDAIGFATLAGSTGVAGSYAVAGYSPEFLVAPIDDLVVRATPGPIVAWIIVNVGEQGHLLHIALSFVIATGLLAGTAIVGLFAARRFDSPVIGSGLAGLFAWGLTASLTAEPLLAAGAAVPVAAFTAVGATPVAARDHDPSRRRALISSVSAVAFLGAAIGLRRLTADDDVAGGSGTTDDEVATLLQEAEAKSLDIRGDVPGLVSTIEEFYNVDIAQFDPELAPADWSMTITGEVGDDVTVTFDELTDMPTEHRFVTLRCVGENLNGKKLDTAVWTGTPIESVLEAADPAGECGCAMLRAEDGYFVQFPIEALESGFLAWGMNGRSLPQSHGHPVRVLIPGHWGETNVKWLAEIELLDEEMDGYWEQRGWHGTGPVSTVAKLWSDTVLADGNLEVAGHAYAGTRGIERVEVSTDGGSIWQDAELSEPLPGTDVWRQWRYEFEPDGSHEVVVRAIDGEGNLQPEERSDAFPSGATGWVTKTIGG; encoded by the coding sequence ATGGCTGACTCTCGCTCCCCGTCCCGCGACGCGATCGGGTTCGCGACGCTCGCGGGCAGCACCGGCGTCGCAGGGTCCTACGCGGTGGCGGGCTACTCCCCGGAGTTCCTCGTCGCGCCCATCGACGACCTCGTCGTCCGGGCCACGCCGGGACCGATCGTCGCCTGGATTATCGTGAACGTTGGCGAACAGGGGCATCTGCTGCACATCGCCCTCTCGTTCGTCATCGCGACCGGATTGCTGGCGGGCACTGCGATCGTCGGGCTCTTCGCCGCCCGGCGATTCGACAGCCCCGTGATCGGGAGCGGCCTTGCCGGCCTCTTCGCGTGGGGTCTGACCGCCTCGCTTACGGCGGAGCCGTTGCTCGCAGCCGGTGCTGCCGTGCCCGTCGCGGCGTTTACCGCCGTCGGCGCCACGCCGGTCGCCGCTCGCGACCACGACCCGTCGCGACGGCGTGCGCTCATCTCGAGCGTGAGCGCGGTGGCCTTTCTCGGCGCGGCTATCGGCCTCCGTCGATTGACGGCTGACGACGACGTCGCCGGCGGAAGCGGGACGACGGACGACGAGGTGGCCACGCTGCTACAGGAGGCCGAAGCGAAGTCGCTCGACATCCGTGGCGACGTGCCGGGACTCGTGAGCACGATCGAGGAGTTCTACAACGTCGACATCGCGCAGTTCGACCCGGAGCTCGCGCCCGCGGACTGGTCGATGACGATCACCGGGGAAGTCGGTGACGACGTAACTGTCACGTTCGACGAACTGACGGACATGCCGACCGAGCACCGATTCGTGACGCTCCGGTGTGTCGGCGAGAACTTGAACGGGAAGAAACTGGACACCGCCGTCTGGACCGGGACGCCGATCGAGTCGGTCCTCGAGGCGGCCGATCCTGCGGGAGAGTGCGGGTGTGCGATGCTCCGGGCAGAGGACGGATACTTCGTCCAGTTCCCGATCGAGGCTCTCGAAAGCGGCTTTCTCGCGTGGGGCATGAACGGTCGGTCGCTTCCCCAGTCCCACGGTCATCCGGTGCGCGTGCTGATCCCCGGACACTGGGGCGAGACGAACGTCAAGTGGCTCGCCGAGATCGAACTCCTGGACGAGGAGATGGACGGCTACTGGGAACAGCGCGGTTGGCACGGCACCGGGCCAGTGAGCACCGTCGCCAAACTCTGGAGCGACACCGTGCTTGCCGACGGGAACCTCGAGGTGGCCGGCCACGCCTACGCCGGGACGCGTGGCATCGAACGCGTTGAAGTCTCGACGGACGGTGGCAGCATCTGGCAAGATGCGGAACTCTCGGAGCCGCTCCCTGGGACCGATGTGTGGCGACAGTGGCGCTACGAGTTCGAACCCGACGGCAGTCACGAGGTCGTGGTGCGAGCGATCGACGGCGAGGGGAACCTCCAGCCCGAAGAGCGGTCGGACGCGTTCCCGAGTGGGGCGACTGGGTGGGTCACGAAGACGATAGGAGGATGA
- a CDS encoding toxin-antitoxin system TumE family protein: MASLTGDDLDGVSGGEKYPDGTVVRVFCMRTDRDAYPCGWAYKLHYGATVPDPPRTLGDGTIRRFDNLHEDTKGHELHLAPDPEPKRVKFPGMVELWERFWDEVPKTEFVVT, encoded by the coding sequence ATGGCCTCGCTGACCGGCGACGACCTCGATGGCGTAAGCGGTGGGGAAAAGTACCCCGACGGAACCGTCGTCCGCGTGTTCTGCATGCGGACAGACCGAGACGCGTACCCGTGTGGATGGGCCTACAAACTCCACTACGGCGCGACGGTCCCTGACCCGCCTCGAACGCTCGGCGACGGTACGATTCGCCGGTTCGACAATTTACACGAAGACACGAAAGGCCACGAACTCCATCTCGCACCGGATCCCGAACCGAAACGCGTCAAGTTCCCCGGAATGGTCGAACTCTGGGAGCGGTTCTGGGACGAAGTCCCGAAAACCGAGTTCGTGGTCACGTGA
- a CDS encoding 60S ribosomal export protein NMD3 — MSESRAFCPQCGDPVPERSRSDANGGPGGGAAEGDTGTANDPLRPGAEVELCDACYFEDFDFVDAPDRIDVRVCSRCGAVYRGNRWVDVGAEDYTDIAIEEVSEALGVHVDVSDVAWQIEPEQVDQNTIRMHCYFTGVVRGTPVDEQVTVPVKISRQTCTRCGRIAGDYYASIVQIRAEDRTPTTEETERAEEIANRIVAEMEATGDRNAFVTETNETPDGLNIKVSTNKIGKKIANKMVEEFGGTVTDAETLVTEDEDGNEVYRVTFAVRLPPYTPGDVIDLVEDDDGPVIVRSARGNLKGVRATTGERYEASYEEGNSPDARRLGSLEDAVETTVVTVEDDNAVQILDPETFQAKTVARPEYFDPNAETVPVLKSRAGVHVLPDDSDD, encoded by the coding sequence ATGAGTGAGTCGCGTGCGTTCTGTCCCCAATGTGGGGATCCGGTACCCGAGCGCTCGAGGAGCGACGCGAACGGTGGCCCTGGCGGGGGCGCCGCCGAGGGTGATACCGGCACCGCCAACGATCCCCTTCGGCCGGGTGCCGAGGTCGAACTCTGCGATGCGTGTTACTTCGAGGACTTCGACTTCGTGGACGCGCCGGATCGGATCGACGTTCGCGTCTGTTCGCGGTGTGGGGCGGTCTACCGGGGGAATCGGTGGGTCGACGTCGGCGCGGAAGATTACACCGACATCGCCATCGAGGAAGTGAGCGAGGCGCTTGGCGTCCACGTCGACGTCTCCGACGTCGCCTGGCAGATCGAACCCGAACAGGTCGACCAGAACACGATTCGGATGCACTGTTATTTCACGGGCGTGGTCCGCGGAACGCCGGTCGACGAGCAGGTGACGGTGCCCGTCAAGATTTCCCGTCAAACGTGCACCCGTTGCGGTCGGATCGCCGGCGACTATTACGCCAGCATCGTTCAGATCCGCGCCGAAGACCGCACCCCGACCACCGAAGAAACCGAACGGGCCGAGGAGATCGCAAACCGCATCGTGGCCGAGATGGAGGCGACGGGCGACCGGAACGCCTTCGTCACCGAGACGAACGAGACCCCCGACGGGCTGAATATCAAGGTCTCGACCAACAAGATCGGCAAGAAGATCGCGAACAAGATGGTCGAGGAGTTCGGCGGCACCGTCACCGACGCCGAGACGCTCGTCACGGAAGACGAAGACGGAAACGAGGTCTACCGCGTCACGTTCGCGGTCCGCCTCCCGCCGTACACGCCCGGCGACGTCATCGATCTCGTCGAGGACGACGACGGCCCGGTCATCGTCCGCAGCGCCCGCGGCAACTTGAAGGGAGTCCGCGCGACGACCGGCGAGCGCTACGAGGCGAGCTACGAAGAGGGCAACTCGCCCGACGCTCGCAGGCTCGGCTCGCTCGAGGACGCCGTCGAGACGACGGTCGTCACCGTCGAGGACGACAACGCCGTGCAGATACTCGATCCCGAGACGTTCCAGGCGAAGACCGTGGCGCGACCGGAGTACTTCGATCCGAACGCCGAAACGGTGCCCGTCTTGAAGAGCCGCGCGGGTGTGCACGTTTTACCCGACGATAGCGATGACTGA
- a CDS encoding winged helix-turn-helix domain-containing protein has protein sequence MEKALWYLLVGTRGGENRARIIAALDDRPRNANQLAECLDVDYNTVRHHLDMLQKHDVIESGGDEYGKLYFLTDQFEHHREEFETVLEAM, from the coding sequence ATGGAGAAGGCACTCTGGTACCTCCTCGTTGGTACCCGCGGCGGCGAGAACCGTGCGCGCATCATCGCCGCTCTCGACGACCGACCTCGGAACGCCAATCAGCTCGCGGAGTGCCTCGACGTAGATTACAATACAGTGCGACACCACCTCGATATGCTACAGAAACATGACGTTATCGAATCCGGCGGCGACGAGTACGGGAAGTTGTACTTCCTGACCGATCAGTTCGAACATCACCGCGAGGAGTTCGAAACCGTTCTGGAGGCGATGTAA